DNA sequence from the Streptomyces canus genome:
CTACTTCGACACCATCCCGTTCGAGATCGACGAGGCCGGACGCGTCGACGGGCTGACCCCCTTCGGCACGTTCGCGCGGCTGATCCTGCCGCTCGCCAAGCCGGGACTCGCGGTCGCCGCGTTCTACAGCTTCCTCACGGCCTTCGGTGAGGTCGCGTTCGCCTCGACGTTCATGCTCTCCGACACGAAGTACACCTTCGCGGTCGGGCTCCAGAGCTTCGTCAGCGAGCACGACGCCCAGCGCAACCTGATGGCGGCGACGGCGGTACTGATCGCGATACCGGTGTCCGTGTTCTTCTACCTGGTGCAGAAGAATCTGGTGACCGGACTCACCGCGGGCGGCACCAAGGGCTGACGCCGGTTCGACAGCGCCCCTCAGGGGCGCGGGGAACTGCGCGACCAGCCACGACGGCGCCGCACGATACCAACCTGCCTCACCACCCTCAGACCCGAGGCGGCCGCAGTGTCCATCCGACCCCGCTGTCACTGCGGCCGCCTCGCCACTTGACGACCCCCATGACCCCCTTACGTTTCAAGGACGCCATGAGCCAGCAGTACTACGCCACCGCCCCGGCATCGACCCCCGCCAAAGCCCAGCGCAGCGACTGGTGGCGGGACGCGGTGATCTACCAGGTCTATCCGCGCAGCTTCGCCGACAGCAACGGTGACGGCATGGGCGACCTGGAGGGCATCCGCACCCGACTGCCGCACCTGCGCGACCTGGGCGTGGACGCCGTGTGGCTCAGCCCCTTCTACGCCTCCCCGCAGGCCGACGCCGGCTACGACGTGGCCGACTACCGGGCCGTTGACCCCATGTTCGGCAACCTCCTGGACGCCGACGCGCTGATCCGCGACGCCCGCGGACGGGGACTCAGGATCATCGTCGACCTGGTGCCCAACCACTCCTCCGACCAGCACGAGTGGTTCAAGCGGGCGGTCGCCGAGGGCCCGGGATCGCCGCTCCGGGACCGCTACCACTTCCGGCCCGGCAAGGGCGCGCACGGCGAACTCCCGCCCAACGACTGGGAGTCGATCTTCGGTGGGCCCGCCTGGACGCGCGTCGCGGACGGGGAGTGGTACCTGCACCTCTTCGCCCCCGAGCAGCCCGACTTCAACTGGGACCACCCGGCCGTCGGCGACGAGTTCCGCTCGATCCTGCGCTTCTGGCTCGACATGGGCGTGGACGGCTTCCGCATCGACGTGGCACACGGCCTGGTGAAGGCGGAGGGGCTGCCCGACCTGGGATCCCACGACCAGGTGAAGCTGCTGGGCAACGATGTCATGCCGTTCTTCGACCAGGACGGCGTCCACGAGATCTACCGCCAGTGGCGACTGATCCTCGACGAGTACTCCGGCGAGAGGATCTTCGTCGCCGAGGCCTGGACCCCGACCATCGAGCGCACCGCGAACTACGTTCGCTCCGACGAACTCCACCAGGCCTTCAACTTCCAGTACCTGGCCACCGAATGGGACGCAGAGGCACTGCGCGGGGTCATCGACCGCACGCTGGAGGCGATGCGTCCGGTCGGCGCCCCGGCCACCTGGGTGCTGTCCAACCACGACGTCACCCGCCACACCACCCGCTTCGCCAACCCACCCGGCCTCGGCACCCAGATCCGCACGGCGGGCGACCGCGACCTGGGCCTGCGCCGGGCGCGCGCCGCCACGCTGCTGATGCTGGCCCTGCCGGGATCGGCGTACCTCTACCAGGGCGAGGAGCTCGGCCTCCCGGACGTCGTCGACCTGTCCGACGAGGTCCGCCAGGATCCGGCGTACTTCCGCGGCGCCGGCCAGGACGGCTTCCGCGACGGCTGCCGGGTGCCGATCCCGTGGACGCGCGAGGGATCGTCGTACGGCTTCGGCGCGGGCGGCAGCTGGCTGCCCCAGCCGTCCGAGTGGGCGGACCTGAGTGTGGAGGCGCAGACCGGCGACCCCGACTCCACCCTGGAGCTGTACCGCTCGGCCCTCGCCGTCCGCCGCGCCCAGCCGGACCTGGGTGCCGGCGACGCGGTGGAGTGGCTCCGGGCCCCGGAGGGCGTTCTCGCCTTCCGGCGCGGTGAGTTCGTCTGCGTCGCGAACACCAGTGGTGAAGCGGTGACGACCCCGGCGTACGGCCGTCTGCTCCTCGCGAGCGGCGAGGTGGCCGAGGCCGACGGCGACGCGAAGGTGCCGGCCGACACGACGGTGTGGTGGACGACGGCCTGAGCACAGGCAGGGATCACCGGGCCCGCACGGGGGCCCGGTGATTTTTTGTCGGGCGTGTCGATCGGCGGGACGCGCGATCGACGCTTGGGTGGAAGGGCGAACAGCGCCCCCGCACCCGAGGAGAGACCATGCAGATCCGAGCCCGCCTGAGCATGAGTGCCGACGGCTATGTGACCACGCCGAACGGCTGGCCCGCACTGACCGCCGACCCCTCGTTCGTCTCCGGTCAGAGCCACGGCATCCGGGAGTTCCTGGCGGACTGCGAGGCAGCGCTCATGGGCCGTACGACCTTCGAGCCCGCGCTGACCAACAGCCGCTGGCCCTGGCCCGACCTCGACGTGTTCGTCCTCGGCTCGCACCGCCCGGAGGGCACCCCGGACCACGTCACCACCGACAGCGACCCGGCACGGCTGCTGGAGAAACTCCGCGCGGCCAACCGGGGCGGCGACGTCCACCTCATCGGCGGCCCGCGCACGATCGGCACCTTCCACGCCCTCGGCGCGCTGGACCGCCTCGAACTGGTCGTCCTGCCCCTGCTGTTCGGCGGCGGCATGCAGCTGACCCCCGCGCTCAGCCCTGAGACCGGACTGACCTTCCAGAGCCAACGCGCCCTGCCCGGAGGGTCGGTGGAGATCGTCTACTCCTGCCGGGGCAGCCGCGGCGACCTGCCGGGCAAGCCCGCCAGCCAGCGCTGAGCAGAGTAGGTGAAAGTTCTTTCTCTTGCTTTCAAGACTCTTGCTGTAAACATTTCGCCAGCGGTACGTTCTCGCCGGCGCCAGGCAAAGACGCCTGGCCGTCAGGCAAGGAGAACCCCCACGTGATATCGAGATGGACCGCATCCGCTGTCGCCACGGCCACCGCGTTCGCCGCCGCGGCGGCCGTGCTGGCCCCCCAGGCCGCCCACGCCTCCCCGCCCGGCACCAAGGACGTCACCGCCGTCCTCTTCGAGTGGAACTTCGCCTCCGTCGCCAAGGAGTGCACCAACACCCTCGGCCCCGCCGGATACGGCTCCGTGCAGGTCTCCCCGCCCGCCGAGCACATCCAGGGCTCGCAGTGGTGGACCTCGTACCAGCCGGTCAGCTACAGGATCGCGGGGCGCCTCGGTGACGCCACCGCCTTCAAGAACATGGTCGGCACCTGCCACGCGGCCGGGGTGAAGGTCGTCGTCGACACCGTCATCAACCACATGTCCGCGGGCAGCGGCACCGGTACCGGCGGATCGGCGTACACGAAGTACAACTACCCCGGCCTGTACTCCTCGTACGACATGGACGACT
Encoded proteins:
- a CDS encoding dihydrofolate reductase family protein yields the protein MQIRARLSMSADGYVTTPNGWPALTADPSFVSGQSHGIREFLADCEAALMGRTTFEPALTNSRWPWPDLDVFVLGSHRPEGTPDHVTTDSDPARLLEKLRAANRGGDVHLIGGPRTIGTFHALGALDRLELVVLPLLFGGGMQLTPALSPETGLTFQSQRALPGGSVEIVYSCRGSRGDLPGKPASQR
- a CDS encoding glycoside hydrolase family 13 protein, yielding MSQQYYATAPASTPAKAQRSDWWRDAVIYQVYPRSFADSNGDGMGDLEGIRTRLPHLRDLGVDAVWLSPFYASPQADAGYDVADYRAVDPMFGNLLDADALIRDARGRGLRIIVDLVPNHSSDQHEWFKRAVAEGPGSPLRDRYHFRPGKGAHGELPPNDWESIFGGPAWTRVADGEWYLHLFAPEQPDFNWDHPAVGDEFRSILRFWLDMGVDGFRIDVAHGLVKAEGLPDLGSHDQVKLLGNDVMPFFDQDGVHEIYRQWRLILDEYSGERIFVAEAWTPTIERTANYVRSDELHQAFNFQYLATEWDAEALRGVIDRTLEAMRPVGAPATWVLSNHDVTRHTTRFANPPGLGTQIRTAGDRDLGLRRARAATLLMLALPGSAYLYQGEELGLPDVVDLSDEVRQDPAYFRGAGQDGFRDGCRVPIPWTREGSSYGFGAGGSWLPQPSEWADLSVEAQTGDPDSTLELYRSALAVRRAQPDLGAGDAVEWLRAPEGVLAFRRGEFVCVANTSGEAVTTPAYGRLLLASGEVAEADGDAKVPADTTVWWTTA